The Acholeplasma laidlawii PG-8A DNA window TTATTGCACTGTTTGCATTATTACGTATCTTAACTTATCAGTATGAAAGTTTCTTAATTAATGAACGTAATCCAATGTTAATTAATAACCTACAAGAAATCTTTGTAGTTGGATTATTAGTCATTTTATTTGTAACTGCAAACTGGTCAGTCACAACACTAATGGAAGGTAAAGGGAAATTTAAAGAAATCCTTATGGTAACAGGTTATGCATTATTCCCTATTATCATTATTGGTTACCCAGCCTTACTTATTTCAAACTTCTTAACATTAGATGAAATGGCATTTTATACACTTGCAGTAGGTGTTGCATATTTCTTAACGGGTTGGATGTTGTTTATGGGTATTTTAAATATCCATCAATACGGTCTATTAAAGACAATTATGGCATTTCTTGCAACTGTTATATCTATGATGGTGATGATGTTCTTAGGATTATTATTCTTTGACGTTATTCAACAAATCATCTCATTCATTTCTGCAATCATTGAAGAATTGGGGTTACGAAGATGATATTTATTAAAAAACATTATATTAAACTAATTATTGGTTTTCTTGGATTTGCTTTAATTGCATTTGTTGCGATTGGGGTACCACTTTCTAAAACAACTTATGCACATCAGACCACTCAAAGTTTTGACAAAGAAGGGTTTGTAGAAGCAACTAAAGATTCTAATCCAAATAAACTTGTTGCTGAAAATGCAAACTACCAATTATTTTTAGATGAAACAACTTCATACTTTAAAGTTGTTGATAAAGCATCAGGCTATGTCTGGGAGTCCAACCCAAGCGTTGAAGACGACCGATTAGGTACAACGCCAGCTGCTAAAAATAGACAAAAAGCTACATTAGAATATAACTATTATAATGAGGCTGGTTCTGTTGCAACATCTAATAACTATGCACTAAGTATTTCTCACCCACAAGGTGTGAAAAATGATGCTGGTGAACGTACTTACCAAATTCGTTATGTAGAAAATGGGTTCCAAGTATTATATGTCATTGGTAATATTGATATTACAAACTTATATTTCCCAAGATATATCTCAAGTGAATTAATGGAATCTTTCGATCCGGATATACGTGCAGAATTAGAATTATTCGCATATGGCCAATTTGATGCCGAATTAGATGCATTCTTTATTCAATCTTATTCAACTGAATTAGCTCGTGGTGTTAAAACAAGACTTTATAGAATTTTCTATGAAACGCTAGGTTATACATTAGAGGATATTCAAGAAATGAATTTCGAATATGGCATCACAGAAGAAGCTGAACAAACTGAATTTGAAATTGCTGTAGAAGTTAAATTAGAATCACATGGTATTAATGCAAAAATTATTAGAGACTCCATCGTTGAAAGAAATGGTAGATTATCTGAAATATCATTATATCCAATGTTTGGTACAGCACATATGACTGTTAATAATGAGGACTCACAAGGTTACTTATTTATTCCAGATGGTAGTGGTGCTATTATGGAATTTAATAATGGTAAAACAAACCAGTCAGCTTATAGAAAGCGTCTTTATGGTATGGATTTATCCCAAATGCCAATGAAGATGGCTGAACAACAACAAAAAATTAGTTTACCAGTCTTTGGTATGGTGAAAGAAGAAAATGGATTTGCAGCAATCATCACAGAAGGTGATGCAATGGCTTATGTGAATGCTGACGTTTCAAACCGTAGAGACTCATACAACCGTATTTATGCTTCATTCCAAATTAGAGAAACTGAACAAGTTATCTTAGGTTCTGGATTCAACCAATATGGTATTACATTACTTACAAAAGATATTGTAAAAACTGATTTTGAAGTAGAGTTCCACTTTATTAAAGGCTTAGAAAACAACTATGCAGGGATTGCTAAAGTATATCGTGATTACTTAATTGAAAATCATGGCTTAACAAAAACTGATCATACAAATACGATTCAATTAACTGCAGAATTCTTAGGTGCATTTGATAAAAAAGATTTCTTCTTAGGTATTCCTTACACTTCTTTAGACAGTCTAACTACATTCAAACAAGCACTTGAAATACTTGATGAATTAGAAACACGTGGTATTAATGATATCAATGTGAACTATCTAGGTGCTGCAAATGGTGGTTTAGTCAACCAATTATATGATAGAAATACCATTCCTTCAGTTTTAGGTGGTAAATCTGAGTTTGTTAAATTCAATGATGAACTCACAGGACGTGGTATTGATCTATATCAAAATGTGAATTTTGTATCTACAAAATCATATAGAGGTATATTCGATGAATCAATGTACAATACAAAGAGAATTCGTGGTTCACAATCACTATTATATGGATACCATTACCCATCACTTCTACCAAGTTCAGAACTTCCAACTGGTAAGAATTTAGACCAATACCTTTTAAATCCACTTTACTATCAGGCGTTATATAACAAATTTAGTAAAGAAGTATATACAAATGGACTAAGTTTAGGTATGATTGGTTCACAAATTGTGTCTAATCATGATTTTAACAATACAATTTACAAGCAAGATGCTTTAATTATTCAAAAGAACTTATTAGAGACAATTAATGAAGATATGATGATCTCAAATCCACTTGGATTTGCTATTCCATATGCTACAAGATTTGATAGTCTACCTACAGAAACCACATTATATGGTTTAATTGATTATCCAGTTCCATTTACGCAACTAGTATTAAGTGGGTATAAAGATTACACGGCAGACTCTATGAACTTATCAAGTAACCGTAGTCCGAGATTCCAATTCTTAAAAGCTTTAGAAACGGGATCAAACATTAAATATACGTTATCTTATGATAGTTCTCAAAAATTACTCAACACAGAGCATAACCAATATATGTCAACGCACTATATTAACTGGTTAGACACAATTGAAGCTCAAGTTAAAGAATTAAATACAATTAATATTTCAAGCGGTGCTTTAATTGCACACGAAAAACTAGCAAACTTTAATAACGTATACAAAGTAGGTTATTCTAACAACTTAGAAATGATCATTAACTACAACCTATTTAGTATCACAGTAGAAGGTGTAACAATTCCAGCAATGGATTACCATATTACGAGAGGAGCAGCCTAATGCAAGATACAGTACATTCAAACCAAGTTAATCCAAAAGGCAAAAAGAAGTTTGAAATGACCTATGAACGTCAAAAACTATTTTGGGCTGCGGTCTTCTTACTACCTTGGTTTATTGGTTTATTATTACTATTTATAGTGCCATTTTTTCAATCACTAAATTATAGTTTTTATAAATTAACTCCTCAAGTAGGATCTATACTCTTTGAGTATGTCGGTTTTGGTAACTATTTATTTGCATTCAATGAGCACGTAAGTACTTCAACATCTACAAGCTTTAGTGTCGAAATGATTAACACAATGTCTGATGTAGCGTTTAATATTCCTGTTTTATTAATTTTCAGTTTATTTATGGCTGTATTATTAAACATGAAATTCAAAGGTCGTGCAATTGTTCGTGCAATCTTCTTCGTACCAGTTATTCTAAACTCAGTTGCAGTTGCTTCTGCTTTAGGTGGTGGCTCAATTATGACTGAAATCTTAGAACAACAAGGTATTGGTAAAATATTTGATTTACAATTTTTCCTAATTCAATCTGGTTTACCAGAAATCATGGTAAATTCAGTCGTTGGATTAATTGATCGTATTTACGACATTTTATCATTAAGTGGTGTGCCAATATTACTCTTTTTAGCAAGTATTCAATCGATTCCAGGTCATTTATATGAAGCGGCAAAAATTGAAGGTGCTACTGGATATGAAACATTTTGGCTAATTACTTTACCAAACGTGACCCCTCATATTTTAACGGTTGTGGTATATGCGCTCGTAGATACATTCTTAACATCTCCAGTATCTGGTATTATTCAACATGAATTAAATACACAAAACTGGGGTTTGAGTTCAGCGATGGCATGGATATATGTACTATTTATATTAGGTACTCTCCTAGTTGTCTTTGTATTAGCTAAAATATTTAAGATAGGAGGTTCACATTATGAATAGTAGAATTACTGCTAATTTGGGCTTAGGTCAACTTTCATTAGTTGAAGCAGCAAAAGAACGTGGTAAAAATATAAGACGCGTTCGTAAATTTCAAAGTATCCTCATATCTGTTTTAAGAGCACTATTACTAGGTGGATTATGTTTTATTATTCTATATCCTGTAATCCAACAAGTATTACTTGGACTTAGAGCACCAATAGATGCCAATGACCCTTCTGTAGTGTGGGTTCCAAAAAACTGGAGTTTTCAAAACTTTAGACTGGCAATGCTCGTATTGGATTACTGGAATGCACTATTAAATACATTTAAATTAAGTGCCATCTCAATGGTTTTGCAAGTAGCATCTACCGCACTTGCAGGTTATGCATTCTCAAGACTAAAATTTAAAGGTAGCGAAATATTATTTATCTTTGTTATCTTAACTATTGTTATTCCACCACAAGCACTATCGCTAGCTCAATATCTATATTTTAGAGATTTAGGATTGATTGGTAGCGAAAACGCAATTTACCTAATGAGTGGCTTGGGTCAAGGGATTAGAAGTGGTATTTTCATTTATATCTTTAGAAGTTTCTTTAAAGGATTACCAAAAGAACTAGAAGAAGCTGCACAAGTAGACGGTGCATCAGTATTTAGAATTTTCTGGAATGTTATGTTGCCAAACGCACGTGGTGCAATTATTACAGTAGGATTATTTGCGTTTGTATGGCAATGGAATGATACTTATTATGCGAGTATCTTCAACATTTCAACCGAGGCATTCCCGATACTTACAATGCGTTTAGTTAATGCTGCTGAAAACGTATATGCTGCACTCTTCTATTCAGGTGCACTAAGCTTAATTGGGCAAGACGTATGGTCTAACCCGATGTTCTTAGCAACCATTTCAAACGTTGCAGCCTTACTCATGATGTTACCATTATTGGTTATGTACTTATTTGTACAAAAACAATTCGTTGAATCGATAGAAAGAACAGGTATTGTCGGCTAATGAAAAAAGATAAAAAACAATATGATAAAACACTCTATCAAAAATTAAATATATTTGCAGATTGGGTTATTCGTTTGGTCGTGATCAATATCTTAATTATTGTTACTAGTTTACCTATTATTACCTTATATCCAGCATTACTTGCTGGATATAAGATGTTTCATAAATACTTAAATAAAGAAGAAGTGCCAATATTTAAATCATACTTCAAGTTCTTCACAGAAAATATTGCACAAAAATTAAAAATGGGTTTAATATTAGCAGCGGCTATATTTGTTGGCGTGATCAATATCACAATCTACAATGACTTCTTAGAAGCAAATCCTTCACCATTTAACTTGGTTGGACAATATGTGATGGTTGTTATGGTATTAAGTGTCATCTTTGTTACGATGTATACTTTCCCATTAATGATTACATATCCAAACACCAATGTATGGTTAATGGTCAAATTTTCATTTTTCTTAAGTGGTAAATTTATTGTAAGAACAGGATTAGCAATTATTACACTATTTATCCCAATTGTATTACTAGTACATCCATTACTGACATTAATCTTAGTGTTTATTGGAATGTCTACCATGGTATTACTATATGCACTTATCTTTAGCAAAGTTGTAACATATGTCGAAGGATTGGATGGAGAAAATGTTTAAATTAGGTATAGATCGTATTGATGAATTTCTACATTTATTTGAAAATAAACGTGTGGGTTTAATTACAAACCCAACAGGGGTTAACTCTAAATTAGAGTTAACAGCGGATATATTAAATCGTAAAGTAAACTTAACGACACTCTTTGGTCCTGAACACGGTATACGTGGAGATGCAGAGGCTGGTGTTAAAGTAGAAAGTTATTTTGATAAAAAATTAAATATTGAAGTACACTCACTTTATGGACAAAATAGAAGACCGAATCAAGAAATGTTAAAAGATGTTGATGTATTAGTCTTTGATATGCAAGATGTAGGTGCTAGATTTTATACATACATCTACACGATGAGTCATGCGATGCAAGCTGCAAAGGAAAATAATATTCCATTTGTAGTGTTTGACAGACCTAACCCAGTAGGACACAAGTTAGAAGGTAATATACTTGATTTAACTTATCGTTCTTTTGTTGGATATTATCCAATACTACAAAGATATGGTATGACTATTGGAGAACTAGCTTTATACTTTAATACCGAGCAAGGTATTGGCTGTGATTTAACAGTAGTACCAATGCAAGGCTATTCATATGATAAAGATTATACAGAATATGATATACCTTGGTTAGCACCAAGTCCAAATATTCCAACACTAGATAGTGCTCACATTTATTTAGCAACATGTGTATTTGAAGGTACTAATGTTAGTGAAGGTCGTGGCACTACAAGGCCATTTAGTATGATTGGTGCACCGTTTATCGATGCAGATGATTTAGCCGCTAAAGTGGCTAAATTAAATACACCAGGTATCTTAGTTAGACCAGTTCATTTTATTCCGAACATGAGTAAACATGAAGGTGTAAATTGCTCTGGTATCGAAATATTTTTAAGAGATAAAAACGTATTTGAACCTGTTAAATTTGGTTATAAACTACTAGATATCATTCGTAAAGATTATAAAGAATTTGAATTTAGAGTGCCTTGGAGTGAAGGCGGTAAGCAAATGATTGATTTATTAACTGGTGATAATAAGTTAAAAACAAATGTTGATTTAGACCTCATTTTTGATGGGTTTAAACAGGATGAAAAAACTTTTGAGCAATCAATTAGGAGGTTTAAATTATATGAAAAAATTTGACATTAATAAATTAACAACCCAAGAAAAAATTGGACAATTAATCGTTGCAGGCTTCCATGGTACAACTGTTGGACCAGAAATTGAAAATTTAATTAGAGAATATAAAGTAGGTAACATCCTATTATTCTCAAGAAATATTGAGTCTGCAGCACAATTATTTAAATTAAATCAAGATTTACAAAAAATCGCGATGGAAACATTTGGTATTCCTTTATATATTACTATCGATCAAGAAGGTGGTATGGTTACACGAATTTTTGAAGATGGTACATTCTTCCCTGGTGCAATGACAATTGCAGCAACAAACAATGTTGAGTACGCATATAAAATAGGTGACTTAATGGGTAAAGAATTAATCGATCTTGGTATCAATATGGATTTAGCACCTGTACTTGATGTGAATAATAACCCTAAAAACCCAGTCATTGGTGTAAGAAGTTTTTCGGATGATCCAGATAAAGTAGCTTTATTTGGTAATGCAAACATTAGAGGTTTACAAAACCACGTTGTTGCAACCGCTAAACACTTCCCAGGTCACGGTGATACACATGTGGACTCACACTTAGCATTACCAAAAGTTGAAAAACCATTAAATGAATTAGAAAAATTTGAATTCAAACCATTTAAAGCGGCAATCAATGATGGACTACATGCAATTATGTCAGCACACATTAACTTTACACATCTAACTGAAGATGGATTACCAGTGACATTATCTAAACGTGCATTAACAGGTTTACTACGTGAAGAAATGGGCTTTGAAGGTTTAATTATTACAGATGGTATCGAAATGAAAGCTATCCATGATAATTATGGCACCATCGAAGCGACATTAAAAACAGTAAACGCTGGTGCAAACTTGGTATGTATCTGTCATGATTTACCTTACCAAATTGGTGCTTCTGATCGCTTTAATAAAGCATTAGAAACAGGTGAGTTAACTATGGATACACTAAATGAGCGTGTAGCACGTATCTTAACATACAAAGAGAAATTAAATGTAGACTTAACACGTACTTATGAAGATGTTAAAGAAAATGTAGAATCTATAGAATCTAAGGCTTTTGCTAGACAAGTTGTAGAAGAAGCAGTGACCTTAATTAAGGGTGAAACTTTCAAACAACATGGTAAAACTTTAGTTATTTCTACAAACCCTCAAGCAACTTCGATTGCTGATGAAGATTCACATAATTCTAAATTAGGACGTCGCATTAGAGAAGCATTTGCAAACTTTGAAGTGATTGAAACTAAAGTTAAACCAACTGAAGTTGAAATTGCTGACATCGTTTCAATAGCAAGCGCATTTGATCAAATCGTTTATACATCATATAACGGTAATGTCTATCAAACACAAATCCAATTAATTGATGCATTAAGCGCATTAAATAAGGATTTACATGTCTTAGCACTTAGAAATCCATATGATTTATATTACACAAAAAATATTAAAAACTATGTTGCCTTTTATGAGTACACACCAAACTCAATCGAAGCAGTTGTTAAATACTTAAAAGGTCAATTAAAACCACAAGGAGTTTCACCGATACGTTATGAATAAAATCATTAGCATTGACGGTGGAGGCACTAAAACCCTGGGTGTGTTATATAACACATCTGGCGATGAACTTAAACGTACAACTAAAGGATCAAGTAACTTTGCTGTAAGTGTTGATGATGCATATCAATCACTTAAAGGCGTCATTGATGAACTAATATCAGAAGACGTAAAAAGCATTCAAATTGGTCTTTCAGGGTTTAGTATGATACCGAATCTAGATAACTTAATCAAGTCATTAGAAGACTTATATCATACGCATGTGTATATCTACCCCGATGCATACTTAGGACTTTATTCAGCGTATGATCCTTTATTACCACTTATTTATGTAGTAGGTGGCACTGGTAGTATAGTATATAGTTTAGTTGATAATGAATTTAATAGATATGGCGGATATGGTCACCTATTTGGTGACCCCGGCTCCGCTTATGGATTTGTAATGGATGTCTTTCTAGATTGTCTTAAAAAATTAGATAATCAAAAAAGATTAAATAAAGTACAAGCTGATTTATTAAAACATTTAAATCTAAGAACTAATCAAGAACTGATCGGTTATGCACATAAAGTTAAAAAGCAAGAAATTGCTGGACTAGCAAGATTTATTACAAGCTATACACATACATATGTTGATCAAAAGATCAAAAAACAAGCAATGATTATTGCTAAAAGTATTGAACAAGTTGCAAAGGCACAACGCATTCAAAATAATTTCCTACTTGCACTAAGAGGTGGATTCTTAGAATCAGCGCCAAACTTAAAAGAAGAAGTATTAAATTATTTAAACAAAAAAGAAATCAAGTATATATTAAATAGGGATATTAAAGAAGCGGTTTACGGCGGTTATATGCTCTCTAAGTTATCCAAAGGAAAGGAATTTTAAAATGGTAGATATTAAATCCATTACAACTGAACAACGCAATAAATTAACTAAAAATTTAGATGTTAGTTCAACAACAGAAATACTAAAAATGTTTAATAATGAGGACAAAAATGTACCTTTAGCTGTAGAAAAAGTACTTGATAAGATTGCTTTAACAGTAGATGAAGTTACTAAACGACTTGCAGAAGGCGGTAGACTATTTTACATTGGTGCAGGAACGTCCGGCAGATTAGGTGTTTTAGATGCCTCTGAATGTGTTCCAACCTTTGGTGTTTCTGAAAACTTGGTCATCGGTATTATTGCAGGTGGCGATAGAGCATTAAGAATCGCTGTTGAAGGCGCTGAAGATGATGAAGTAGCAGGTGTTAATGACCTTAAAGCTTATAACTTTAATGAAAAAGACTTTGTTGTAGGTTTAACTGCAAGTGGTCGTACACCATATGTTATGGCAGCTATGAAATATGCGCGTAGTATTGGTGCTAAGGCAGCAGGTATTACAACATCTCATAATGCACCATTATCTCAAGTAGTAGATTTTCCAATTGAGGCAGTAACAGGTGCTGAACCGTTAACAGGTTCTACACGTATGAAATCAGGAACTGCTCAAAAACTAATTTTAAATATGATATCCACAGCAACCATGGTAAAACTAGGTAAAGTCTATGAAAACTTAATGATCGATATTCAAATGAGTAACGATAAATTAGTTTCACGTGCAGTAGGTATTGTTGTAGAAGTTACAGGTGTTGATCATGATGTTGCAAAAGTTTACATTGATAAATTTAAATCTGTAAAACACGCAATATTCGCAATCATCTCAAAATTAGATAATATTGAAGAAATTAACGAAGTATTAAATAAATACAATGGTAACATTAGAGAAGCATTGAAACATTCTATATCATTTGGAGGATAAATTTATGAAAGATATGTTGGTTCATTTATATAATTTAGACTTTGCGGACAAAATGCCAAGCAAAGACGTTAGAATCGTACGCGTACTATCACCAAACAGTGATAAAGTTATCGCATTTGTAGAGGCTCACTTTTCAAAGGGTTGGGCAGCTGAAGTTAAAGCGGCTGTATACAGAAGTCAACCAACATGTTTTGTTGCATTACATGAAAACAAAATCGTAGGTTTTGCTGCTTATGATGCAACAGCTAAAGGCTACTTTGGTCCAATTGGTGTAGACCAAACCTTAAGAGGAAAAAATATAGGAAAGGCATTAATCTTACACACATTAGAAGCAATGTATCATGATGGCTATGGTTATGCTATTATTGGTGGCGCTGGTGATAACGTATTTGAGTTTTATAGAAAAACTGTTCAAGCTTATGACATTGAAAAACCAGGTAATGTGTACGATAGATTAATCAGAGGTTAACGAATTGAAAATAAACGTATTTGAGACAAAAGAAGAATTATATAGAGCAGTAGCTGATTTTTATATTAAGGCAATCAATGAAAAACCAAATATGACATTAGGTTTAGCAACAGGTACAACACCGATTCCTTTATACCAAAATCTGATCAAAGCATATCAAGATAAATTAGTATCATTCAAAGATATTACAACATTTAACTTAGATGAATATATTGGGTTACCTAAAACACATAAAGAATCATACTTTAGTTTTATGAGAAATCAATTATTTAATCATGTAGATATTAATTTAGATAATACACATATTCCAAGTGGTGTATTAGAGCCTAGTGAAGCAATAAAAGAGTTTCAAACTGCTTTAGATGCTCATCAGATAGACATCCAATTATTAGGCTTAGGATCTAACGGACATATCGGTTTTAATGAACCAGGTACATCATTTGAATCTACAACGCATAAAACACAACTTGCATTATCAACTATTCAAGATAACTCAAGAATGTTTGATTCTATTGATGAGGTTCCAACTGAATCAATTACAATGGGTATTAAAGATATTATGCGTGCATCTAAAATCGTTATGATAGCAACAGGTGCTCAAAAAGCTGATGCTGTTTACAAAATGATTCAAGGTCCAGTAGATGAAAGTCTACCAGCATCAATTTTACAAAAACATGATGATGTAGTTATCTTCCTAGATAAAGACGCAGCATCGTTATTAAAATAGAAAGCAGGTAAGAAATCATGGCATTAAAAAATAAATTAAAATTAGACCCAACATATGAACCAGCAATTATTTACTTTAATGAATTTAAAGAAGAAGTAAAGAAGTCAAATAACTTTGAACCACTAACTGTAGTTGTTGAACGTATGGATGGCTTTAACGAAAGTTATACAGCAAACATATTTAAAGATCCTAGCAAATTAGAAAAGAATATTTTCTTTGCTGATCGTTTAGTGAAAACACTACTTTGGTTATATGGTGGTTATAAAGTAACTATCGTTGGTAATAAAGATGTATATGAGTCTATTAAAAAGACTTATCTAGAAGGTGAGAGACTATTTGATTCTAAGTTTAT harbors:
- the nagB gene encoding glucosamine-6-phosphate deaminase; translated protein: MKINVFETKEELYRAVADFYIKAINEKPNMTLGLATGTTPIPLYQNLIKAYQDKLVSFKDITTFNLDEYIGLPKTHKESYFSFMRNQLFNHVDINLDNTHIPSGVLEPSEAIKEFQTALDAHQIDIQLLGLGSNGHIGFNEPGTSFESTTHKTQLALSTIQDNSRMFDSIDEVPTESITMGIKDIMRASKIVMIATGAQKADAVYKMIQGPVDESLPASILQKHDDVVIFLDKDAASLLK